In the Symphalangus syndactylus isolate Jambi chromosome 17, NHGRI_mSymSyn1-v2.1_pri, whole genome shotgun sequence genome, AGATTTGTTTGGAATTATAGTTAATGCAATTAAAGTAACATTGAAGGAAAATTTTTCTAAATACCACATAGAGATTTAGCCACATGACTCCCATTAAAAACAACAGGAGTTAAGCAGCTAAATCTCCTGGCTTGGCTTCCAATTCGTGTTTGTGTTATACAGTCTGAAGGTGATGGGAGAGGAGACAGGCAAGATGAACTCAGAGGCTGGCATATCATACAAATATCCCAtcaaatgattaatgatattttcAAACCTGGATTCTAGAAATTACTGATTAAATACACTACAGAAAATTCTAAGCTCTAAATTTAATTTCTCATcacaaatatgaaatatattaaaacagaCTATTTTTAAAGTGATGGAACTATACATAGAAAACTAGCAGCTTCATTTCAATAAGCGGTTTTTCGTTTTTTTGGTAAAGGAGGCATTATTTACCGTAAAATGTTAGGTATCCAAAGAGGGCGGCAAGCAGATACATGAGAAACATAGCAAAAAATGAAATCTTGGACACATTCATCATTCTTCTACGGCTGCGGCTAtgtaattcaaaagaaaattcaaatatatatttcagcaGCAGTTACAGTTGTCtaatattttctcaaatttatataaaaatgaaatactcaCTCTTTCAGTTCTTCATAGATGGGAAGAACAGCAGGATGACAGACAAATGAAAAGATCAGAATTGGCACAGCATAGACAGTCTGAAACAAAACGTAAAAATCTACTTTATCTGATGTAACGAACTCATGCTGTCACATTTCTGCAGCATATATTTTACGTAAACAATCTTAGAATCAAAGCCTAAGTTTCCTTTGTGTAATTAGCTTCCATTCTTCTAATCTGTTCATGAAGTATGATCAATATCCTCACTTCTGAATGTGTCAATTATTAgcaccatatgattatctcaattctCAATCTATTTTCAGACGTAAACCAAAACTTTCTTCACAGTCCTCAATAATTAGCTAATCATACGTTTTCTAAAAAGCACCTATTACCCTCCTCCCTTTACCCTGGGAGTGAATagcttccctcttttcttccctaaactcttcttttgagaaaataaGCATATTTAGTTACCTGtgagttgaaaataaaatagtgagGTCTGCAAGAGTCATTTTCAGTCACGTTATGTGACAAATCAGGTACAAGAGCTGTTGGCTGTGTTAAGGTGGTGTTTATTGTTTCATTAATTATCAAAGCGGCTTCCACAGGACACGGAACCTGAAATTTCTTGCAAATGacctaaaaatatattattttgcatgtgtTAAACTAAGTGACATGGCAGGgcttataaaaaattttttctaaaaaaaatcataCCCACCACAATCAGAAAGAACACCATACACAACAAGGAAAGGCCACTGGTATATCCCAAATATCCTATAAGGGGGGGTGGCAGGAATCAGTATTAGTTTAATGAAACAGATTTAAGGCAAATATCTTTCTCCCACTGAATAACTCAATTCTGCTGGGAAGACTTCAGGCACTAAAGTATGGGTACAGTACTAAATTTCTAATTCTTAAGATACTAAAATatagaattatttaaatatacttgTCATAACCCAAGATAATAAAAACTATCATTTGCATTATTTCTTACAAAGCACAACATATactgtcaattaaatattttggcTCCTAAATTTTGCATGCTGTAAGTCCCAAAGATATACCTTTCTAGGGCTTTTTCATTCTGATTAATTTCTATTCAGAGAAAGCCCAACTAACTGGTGAGAGGCTCATTTCAGTTCTCTTTAGAGATGAGTTTGCTCACCTAAATTTCTAAACAGCGACAAAGGAAGAATGACCACCAGTGACACCAACAGAACCAAATAGTTCCCGTTCAGATACCACAatctaaagaaaacagaaacaaggtCAAAACAGTCACAAATATCCTCAGAAGAATATACACATCTTCTAACGGAACTCATTTTATAGAAATACcatgaaaacaaacacacaaaaaagacatGTTTGGAAAAAGTTTCCCTTGTTCAAGATAGGAATAACTTTTTAACTTTGTGTGCTAGATGAATATTTACTCAGGTTATAAGTTGGGTATAAAACAGTGTAACTTTTGTCCCACTACTTGCTCTGGGAAGGCTGCCAGCTGATTCATAACACAAAATGCTTCTCAAAGACTTGATACTAATGCAGGGAACAAAGCTGCTTTGTTAAGCCAGTAATCTTATCTTTAAGCACTTTCAGAAAAATTGTACACCAACTTTGGTACAGCTTTAGCATGTAATTTTTAATGCTGgaaactaaaaaattttaaaacaagtttttttcCAGATGTGttagcaaatattattaaatatttcaatgaGGAAACGTTTTCATAAAATGCACAGGCAAACTGCCTCCCCaccataaaaattacaaaattcagTCCCCCAAACCAGGACTTATTCCAGGTTATCATAGTGTGTTGTGACATCTTGACCCACCTTTAACTCCAAAGACAGCCAAAAATATCCCTTTTGAACTTTAGAAAACATTATGTATGTCCtctaagcctttttctttttaggtaAATCATGAATTGCACTCTCTTCTAAATCACTATTTTCAAATTCTAATTGCCTCATGAATTCTGTTCACTTCAGCAGTAAGTACTCTGCAGAACACTAACACTTAAAGATcagcttaaaaaattaaatttctaaagCCACATCTGAGATAATGGCACTTCTCTATTTTGACGTAATGAGCTGCACGTAGGGTGGGAAGTAAATTATCCTTCCCCACGTTTACTTTAGATAAATACCTGTGAGTTCACTGGGATGAGTAACTTTgctagaagaaaatgttttctatagCATGCCCAAACATTTTCTGGCACATGTTGAGTATCTcttattcaaaatgcttgggaccgaAGTGTTTTGGACTTTGGAGTATCTGCATATACATATTTGAAGTATCTTGGAGATGGGACtgaagtctaaacacaaaattcacttATGTTTCCTATACACCTTCTTAAACCCATAGCCTAAAGGTgattttatacagtattttaattaattttgcaCACCTGTCACGAGATCAGGTGTGGATTTTCCACTTGTagcatcatgttggcactcaaaaagttttggatttcagattagggatgtcCAACCTGTATTTTGCATTGAACAGATTAAGTCTTAAAAATTCCAAACTtataaaaataagacattaatttttaatgtaattcaaAGCTTCAGTCCTCACTTAGGATATATATTAAAAACAGTTATAACTTCTTTAAGTATGaacataaagacagaaagcaagTTCCAGAAAACCTGTTTTAGAAATTAAGATATCCAAAGTTGTAGGGCTAGCTACTATCTTTTGGCCTTTCCTTCTCCAAAGTTCGAATCAGTTTACGGGGATGGGGAGCCTTCTTGGTCAGTTTCAAAAGGAACATTTATGGATAATTAACTAATAATCATTTTGTATACAACTTTGATAAAAATATATCTCACCACTTTTGACTGTAATTGTTTCTTATGAGTAACCTTACTTAGCACCTACCCAGTTTTATCTTCAATGTTCGTTAATGCCTGGATCACCAAAGGCAACTCATATTTCACTATGAAGAGGTAGCTTGACATagctggagaaaaacaaaattatactaTTACAAGTGCAAAACGCGGCACGTGACACTAAAACGCATGTGTCACCACTCTGTGCTACATAATGAGCATAAAGTCTACCCAAATAATCTTTTGAAAAATTCTTACCTCCAATGTTCTGCATTGTAATTGATCCAGATGCTGCAAGCTTTCCAATTAATCCAAATGCCTTATATCCCAATTGTTCATATAATAAAGACCCTACAATTTGAAGACAGAAGCATGAAGCCAaggattttaaaagagaaataaaatcacgATAGGTATGCATTGTTTTAGAAAAATCAAGAATGCTATCATACCTCCTTCATTGGCAGTCTTCAAAAGGAGATGAACAGAATACAGGGAAAATATTGACACAAATGTCAAGAGAATTCTGATGAGAGAAGGAAAAGGCACAGGGTTATAAATAAGCATGGCTATATTTAAAGACAACTCTTTCTGGTTGTTTAAATAACACTATGTGTGCAACTTGTCCTATTTGTGTCAAAATGCCCTGAAGAACTGGCATTTCCTTTCCTACTAACTGGAGTGTCAACACTGTCTCTTGCCTGGCAGTAAAAACTTGCATCATTTCTCAGGTGACAGTTCTACAGCATTGGTTAGGAACAAGGATGTCTACCCACTGAGCCAAACATAGCATGAGACACTGGAAAGCTCAACTTCCCAGTGGTGGAGTTTGAAACTTGTATTTTGATTCTGGCACAATAATGAGCTGTATGCTTGCCACCTTTCTGCATTTCAATAGTTCCCTTTATCTGTAAGACATTAGTAATATCCGCCACTAAACCCAGCCCACAAGGTTCTTGTGAAATTCAACTGAGACAAGTTCAGGAAAGGTTTTAAGACCACATGGACCGTATACACAGAAACAGGAatgagaggccaggtgcagtgcctcatgcctgtaatcccagcactct is a window encoding:
- the SLC38A2 gene encoding sodium-coupled neutral amino acid symporter 2 isoform X2, which encodes MKQNSILLTFVSIFSLYSVHLLLKTANEGGSLLYEQLGYKAFGLIGKLAASGSITMQNIGAMSSYLFIVKYELPLVIQALTNIEDKTGLWYLNGNYLVLLVSLVVILPLSLFRNLGYLGYTSGLSLLCMVFFLIVVICKKFQVPCPVEAALIINETINTTLTQPTALVPDLSHNVTENDSCRPHYFIFNSQTVYAVPILIFSFVCHPAVLPIYEELKDRSRRRMMNVSKISFFAMFLMYLLAALFGYLTFYEHVESELLHTYSSILGADILLLIVRLAVLMAVTLTVPVVIFPIRSSVTHLLCASKDFSWWRHSLITVSILAFTNLLVIFVPTIRDIFGFIGASAASMLIFILPSAFYIKLVKKEPMKSVQKIGALFFLLSGILVMTGSMALIVLDWVHNAPGGGH